A single region of the Brassica rapa cultivar Chiifu-401-42 chromosome A03, CAAS_Brap_v3.01, whole genome shotgun sequence genome encodes:
- the LOC103861852 gene encoding protein LOW PSII ACCUMULATION 1, chloroplastic isoform X1, which translates to MATLVSSQAYICHCHLIKRALIQTKEPYSPRRLSRLNHIETHVLSPRTCSLKISRKHQPLSLNTVCFAADEPSPSPSSSSEISADARIRSEVLSPFRSVRMFFYLAFIASASLGGLIATTRLIGALANPSRSGEVLEIVKGLGIDVGAASLFAFLYFRENKTKNAQMARLSREENLAKLKMRVEENNKVISVGDLRGIARLVICAGPGGYIEEAFKRSKEFTQGLVERGVVVVAYATDGNTPVLEFDEVDGEDEEVSQSRRRLWRVAPVFVSEWERWLDEQKKLAGVSSDSPVYLSLRLDGRVRGSGVGYPPWQAFVAQLPPVKGIWTGLLDGMDGRV; encoded by the exons ATGGCTACACTGGTCTCTTCCCAAGCTTACATCTGCCACTGTCACTTGATCAAACGAGCTCTTATTCAGACAAAAGAACCATACTCTCCTCGCAGGTTATCCCGTCTTAATCACATAGAAACACATGTTCTTTCTCCTCGAACTTGTTCTCTGAAGATAAGTAGAAAGCATCAACCTCTGTCTCTCAACACCGTCTGTTTCGCAGCAGACGAGCCTTCTCCTTCCCCCTCTTCCTCATCCGAGATCAG TGCGGATGCAAGAATCCGCAGCGAGGTTCTGTCTCCATTCAGATCAGTCCGTATGTTCTTCTACCTCGCCTTCATAGCCAGCGCTTCCTTAGGAGGACTAATAGCCACCACCAGGCTTATAGGAGCCTTAGCGAACCCCTCGAGATCAGGTGAAGTTCTTGAGATAGTAAAAGGTCTAGGCATCGACGTTGGTGCGGCTTCTCTCTTTGCGTTCCTCTACTTCCGTGAAAACAAGACCAAGAACGCTCAGATGGCTAGGCTCTCTAGGGAAGAGAATCTTGCGAAGCTTAAAATGAGGGTGGAAGAGAATAATAAAGTTATATCTGTGGGTGATCTTAGAGGGATTGCTAGGCTTGTGATCTGCGCTGGTCCTGGGGGTTATATAGAAGAAGCGTTTAAGAGGAGTAAAGAGTTTACTCAGGGGCTTGTTGAGAGAGGTGTGGTTGTTGTGGCTTATGCTACTGATGGGAACACTCCGGTTTTGGAGTTTGATGAGGTTGATGGTGAGGATGAAGAAGTGAGTCAGAGTAGGAGGAGATTGTGGCGTGTGGCTCCAGTTTTTGTTTCGGAATGGGAAAG gTGGTTAGATGAGCAGAAGAAGCTTGCTGGTGTGTCTTCAGACTCTCCAGT GTATTTGTCACTACGTTTGGACGGGCGGGTAAGAGGGAGTGGAGTGGGTTATCCTCCATGGCAAGCCTTTGTTGCACAGCTTCCTCCGGTTAAGGGAATCTGGACCGGTCTTCTTGATGGTATGGATGGTAGAGTGTAA
- the LOC103861852 gene encoding protein LOW PSII ACCUMULATION 1, chloroplastic isoform X2 has product MATLVSSQAYICHCHLIKRALIQTKEPYSPRRLSRLNHIETHVLSPRTCSLKISRKHQPLSLNTVCFAADEPSPSPSSSSEISADARIRSEVLSPFRSVRMFFYLAFIASASLGGLIATTRLIGALANPSRSGEVLEIVKGLGIDVGAASLFAFLYFRENKTKNAQMARLSREENLAKLKMRVEENNKVISVGDLRGIARLVICAGPGGYIEEAFKRSKEFTQGLVERGVVVVAYATDGNTPVLEFDEVDGEDEEVVR; this is encoded by the exons ATGGCTACACTGGTCTCTTCCCAAGCTTACATCTGCCACTGTCACTTGATCAAACGAGCTCTTATTCAGACAAAAGAACCATACTCTCCTCGCAGGTTATCCCGTCTTAATCACATAGAAACACATGTTCTTTCTCCTCGAACTTGTTCTCTGAAGATAAGTAGAAAGCATCAACCTCTGTCTCTCAACACCGTCTGTTTCGCAGCAGACGAGCCTTCTCCTTCCCCCTCTTCCTCATCCGAGATCAG TGCGGATGCAAGAATCCGCAGCGAGGTTCTGTCTCCATTCAGATCAGTCCGTATGTTCTTCTACCTCGCCTTCATAGCCAGCGCTTCCTTAGGAGGACTAATAGCCACCACCAGGCTTATAGGAGCCTTAGCGAACCCCTCGAGATCAGGTGAAGTTCTTGAGATAGTAAAAGGTCTAGGCATCGACGTTGGTGCGGCTTCTCTCTTTGCGTTCCTCTACTTCCGTGAAAACAAGACCAAGAACGCTCAGATGGCTAGGCTCTCTAGGGAAGAGAATCTTGCGAAGCTTAAAATGAGGGTGGAAGAGAATAATAAAGTTATATCTGTGGGTGATCTTAGAGGGATTGCTAGGCTTGTGATCTGCGCTGGTCCTGGGGGTTATATAGAAGAAGCGTTTAAGAGGAGTAAAGAGTTTACTCAGGGGCTTGTTGAGAGAGGTGTGGTTGTTGTGGCTTATGCTACTGATGGGAACACTCCGGTTTTGGAGTTTGATGAGGTTGATGGTGAGGATGAAGAA gTGGTTAGATGA
- the LOC103862137 gene encoding uncharacterized protein LOC103862137, with product MEKSISSSSTLKVTCQANKTSLWKIRKILTEKSEGWLDFDNNSDVEKYIFSHLSKSMINVVKKDPIKIKIDDYDTGYQQEVIFGYYNETDKYYLGEIWRLKELGVGNEVGFFYDPIAKRVCFSVLKQAKP from the coding sequence atggaAAAGTCAATATCGTCTTCGTCTACTTTAAAAGTTACATGCCAAGCAAACAAAACATCTTTGtggaagataaggaagatcTTAACAGAGAAAAGTGAAGGTTGGTTGGACTTTGATAATAACAGCGATGttgagaaatatattttttcacatTTGAGCAAGTCGATGATTAACGTAGTTAAGAAAGACCCTATAAAGATAAAGATCGATGATTACGATACGGGGTACCAGCAGGAGGTAATTTTCGGGTATTATAATGAAACTGATAAATATTATCTTGGGGAAATATGGAGGTTAAAGGAGCTTGGTGTTGGAAATGAAGTTGGATTCTTCTACGATCCCATTGCAAAGAGGGTGTGTTTCTCTGTCTTGAAACAAGCAAAACCCTGA
- the LOC103861853 gene encoding fe-S cluster assembly factor HCF101, chloroplastic, with protein sequence MSQTVHRLHSYLRSAGACLVSSPRPPPPRLVCIATVSDRSNHPNVLLWKGRVSHNKLISIAAKASSSAPQAATERVSETSLEKEVLKALSQIIDPDFGTDIVSCGFVKDLVIDEALGEVSFRLELTTPACPVKDMFEKQANEVVAVLPWVKKVNVTMSAQPAKPIFAGQLPPGLSRISSIVAVSSCKGGVGKSTVAVNLAYTLAGMGARVGIFDADVYGPSLPTMVNPESRVLEMDPEKKAIIPTEYLGVKLVSFGFAGQGRAIMRGPMVSGVINQLLTTTEWGELDYLVIDMPPGTGDIQLTLCQVAPLTAAVIVTTPQKLAFIDVAKGVRMFSKLKVPCVAVVENMCHFDADGKRYYPFGKGSGSQVVQQFGIPHLFDLPIRPTLSASGDSGVPEVVSDPLSEVARTFQDLGVCVVQQCAKIRQQVSTAVTYDKYLKAIRVKVPNSDEEFLLHPATVRRNDRSAQSVDEWTGEQKIQFGDVAEDIEPEEIRPMGNYAVSITWPDGFSQIAPYDQLETIERLVDVPPLSPVEV encoded by the exons atgaGTCAAACGGTGCATCGTCTTCACTCTTATTTACGTTCGGCGGGGGCATGTCTAGTCTCGTCTCCCAGGCCTCCACCACCACGACTCGTATGTATTGCCACCGTAAGTGATCGTAGTAACCACCCCAACGTTCTGCTGTGGAAAGGGCGCGTATCTCACAACAAGCTCATCTCTATTGCTGctaaagcttcttcttcagctccgcAAG CTGCAACTGAGAGAGTTTCTGAAACATCATTAGAAAAAGAAGTGTTAAAGGCATTGTCTCAGATCATTGATCCTGATTTTGGGACGGATATAGTTTCATGTGGTTTTGTTAAAGATTTGGTAATCGACGAAGCTCTTGGAGag gTTTCTTTCCGTTTGGAGCTAACAACACCGGCATGTCCAGTCAAAGATATG tttgaGAAGCAGGCAAATGAGGTAGTTGCAGTGCTTCCATGGGTGAAGAAGGTGAACGTGACAATGTCTGCACAGCCAGCTAAGCCTATATTTGCAGGGCAGCTTCCACCTGGTTTATCTAGAATTTCAAGCATTGTCGCTGTTTCTAGTTGCAAG GGAGGCGTTGGAAAATCAACAGTAGCTGTAAATCTTGCTTATACGTTAGCTGGTATGGGTGCAAGAGTTGGCATCTTTGATGCTGATGTCTATGGTCCTAGTTTACCTACTATGGTCAATCCAGAGAGCCGTGTTCTTGAAATG GATCCTGAGAAGAAGGCTATCATCCCAACAGAATACTTGGGGGTGAAGCTAGTCTCATTTGGATTTGCAGGGCAAGGACGAGCCATTATGAGAGGTCCTATGGTCTCTGGTGTCATTAATCAACTCCTTACAACTACTGaatg GGGAGAGCTGGATTATCTTGTTATCGACATGCCTCCTGGAACCGGTGACATTCAACTTACCCTCTGCCAG GTTGCGCCGTTAACAGCAGCGGTGATTGTGACCACACCTCAAAAACTGGCATTTATAGATGTTGCCAAAGGTGTACGAATGTTCTCAAAGCTTAAG GTTCCTTGTGTTGCTGTTGTGGAGAATATGTGTCATTTTGACGCTGACGGGAAACGTTATTACCCTTTTGGGAAAGGTTCAGGTTCTCAG GTTGTTCAGCAATTCGGAATACCTCACCTCTTTGACCTCCCCATTAGGCCAACG TTATCTGCTTCGGGAGATAGTGGAGTTCCTGAAGTTGTTTCAGATCCTTTAAGTGAAGTTGCAAGAACGTTCCAAGATCTTGGTGTTTGTGTAGTGCAACAATGCGCCAAGATACGCCAGCAAG TTTCCACAGCTGTGACATACGACAAATATCTAAAAGCAATCAGAGTGAAGGTGCCAAACTCAGATGAAGAGTTCTTACTTCACCCTGCAACTGTCAGAAGAAATGATCGATCAGCACAAAGTGTG GACGAATGGACTGGTGAACAAAAGATTCAGTTCGGAGATGTGGCAGAAGATATCGAGCCTGAGGAAATACGACCTATGGGAAACTATGCTGTCTCGATAACTTGGCCGGACGGGTTTAGCCAG ATTGCTCCGTATGACCAGCTGGAAACAATTGAACGGTTAGTAGATGTTCCTCCATTGTCTCCAGTTGAAGTTTGA
- the LOC103862138 gene encoding uncharacterized protein LOC103862138 codes for MEKSSTCSSTLKDTREANKTSLWKIRKVLTEKCERWIYFDNNSDVENYILKPLCKSINLLKRDPIKIKIDDYDMGYQDEVIFGYNRESDKFYLGKNMWRVKELDVGDEVGFFYDPIAKNMCFSVLKQAKP; via the coding sequence atgGAAAAGTCCTCAACGTGTTCCTCTACTTTGAAAGATACACGCGAAGCAAACAAAACATCTTTGTGGAAGATAAGGAAGGTCTTAACGGAGAAATGTGAACGTTGGATTTATTTTGATAACAACAGTGATGTTGAGAACTATATTTTGAAACCTTTGTGCAAGTCGATTAACTTACTTAAAAGAGATCCTATAAAGATCAAGATCGACGATTACGATATGGGGTACCAGGACGAGGTAATTTTCGGGTATAATCGTGAATCTGATAAATTTTATCTTGGGAAGAATATGTGGAGGGTGAAGGAGCTTGATGTTGGAGATGAAGTTGGATTCTTCTACGATCCCATTGCAAAGAATATGTGTTTCTCTGTGTTGAAACAAGCAAAACCCTGA
- the LOC103861854 gene encoding zinc finger HIT domain-containing protein 3 isoform X3 encodes MSPRATQTCGICERVVSKYKCPCCLVPYCSVGCFKKHKELPCVKPSSTDEKPATSPAKEVPVETTDVVEKTESKAVGNSDASPTKEAQMAVAIPVNAEEAKHVVDKTQLEAIASSSEIREALKDESLQKLITKIDSSSNPLKELDEAMGEEAFRMLKDKILSNLSKKK; translated from the exons ATGAGTCCTCGAGCTACTCAAACATGCGGAATCTGCGAGAGAGTCGTGTCCAAGTACAAGTGTCCTTGTTGTCTTGTTCCTTA CTGCTCCGTTGGTTGTTTCAAGAAGCACAAAG AGCTTCCATGTGTTAAACCTTCTTCAACCGACGAAAAGCCTG CGACTTCTCCAGCAAAGGAAGTCCCAGTGGAAACAACTGATGTGGTGGAAAAGACAGAATCCAAGGCTGTTGGTAACAGTG ATGCGTCTCCAACAAAGGAAGCTCAGATGGCTGTGGCAATACCAGTAAATGCAGAGGAAGCAAAGCATGTTGTAGACAAGACACAGCTCGAGGCTATTG CTTCTTCTAGTGAAATCCGAGAAGCTTTAAAGGACGAATCCCTACAGAAACTCATCACCAAAATCGATAGCTCTTCCAACCCTCTCAAG GAACTCGATGAAGCCATGGGAGAAGAAGCTTTCCGCATGCTCAAAGACAAG ATTCTATCAAACCTTTCCAAGAAGAAATGA
- the LOC103861854 gene encoding zinc finger HIT domain-containing protein 3 isoform X2 produces MSPRATQTCGICERVVSKYKCPCCLVPYCSVGCFKKHKELPCVKPSSTDEKPAKEVPVETTDVVEKTESKAVGNSDASPTKEAQMAVAIPVNAEEAKHVVDKTQLEAIGASATKEVPVARPIKITAEEAKYVVDKTQLEAIASSSEIREALKDESLQKLITKIDSSSNPLKELDEAMGEEAFRMLKDKILSNLSKKK; encoded by the exons ATGAGTCCTCGAGCTACTCAAACATGCGGAATCTGCGAGAGAGTCGTGTCCAAGTACAAGTGTCCTTGTTGTCTTGTTCCTTA CTGCTCCGTTGGTTGTTTCAAGAAGCACAAAG AGCTTCCATGTGTTAAACCTTCTTCAACCGACGAAAAGCCTG CAAAGGAAGTCCCAGTGGAAACAACTGATGTGGTGGAAAAGACAGAATCCAAGGCTGTTGGTAACAGTG ATGCGTCTCCAACAAAGGAAGCTCAGATGGCTGTGGCAATACCAGTAAATGCAGAGGAAGCAAAGCATGTTGTAGACAAGACACAGCTCGAGGCTATTG GTGCGTCTGCAACAAAAGAAGTTCCAGTGGCAAGACCCATAAAGATAACTGCAGAGGAAGCAAAGTATGTTGTAGACAAGACACAGCTCGAGGCTATTG CTTCTTCTAGTGAAATCCGAGAAGCTTTAAAGGACGAATCCCTACAGAAACTCATCACCAAAATCGATAGCTCTTCCAACCCTCTCAAG GAACTCGATGAAGCCATGGGAGAAGAAGCTTTCCGCATGCTCAAAGACAAG ATTCTATCAAACCTTTCCAAGAAGAAATGA
- the LOC103861854 gene encoding uncharacterized protein LOC103861854 isoform X1 → MSPRATQTCGICERVVSKYKCPCCLVPYCSVGCFKKHKELPCVKPSSTDEKPATSPAKEVPVETTDVVEKTESKAVGNSDASPTKEAQMAVAIPVNAEEAKHVVDKTQLEAIGASATKEVPVARPIKITAEEAKYVVDKTQLEAIASSSEIREALKDESLQKLITKIDSSSNPLKELDEAMGEEAFRMLKDKILSNLSKKK, encoded by the exons ATGAGTCCTCGAGCTACTCAAACATGCGGAATCTGCGAGAGAGTCGTGTCCAAGTACAAGTGTCCTTGTTGTCTTGTTCCTTA CTGCTCCGTTGGTTGTTTCAAGAAGCACAAAG AGCTTCCATGTGTTAAACCTTCTTCAACCGACGAAAAGCCTG CGACTTCTCCAGCAAAGGAAGTCCCAGTGGAAACAACTGATGTGGTGGAAAAGACAGAATCCAAGGCTGTTGGTAACAGTG ATGCGTCTCCAACAAAGGAAGCTCAGATGGCTGTGGCAATACCAGTAAATGCAGAGGAAGCAAAGCATGTTGTAGACAAGACACAGCTCGAGGCTATTG GTGCGTCTGCAACAAAAGAAGTTCCAGTGGCAAGACCCATAAAGATAACTGCAGAGGAAGCAAAGTATGTTGTAGACAAGACACAGCTCGAGGCTATTG CTTCTTCTAGTGAAATCCGAGAAGCTTTAAAGGACGAATCCCTACAGAAACTCATCACCAAAATCGATAGCTCTTCCAACCCTCTCAAG GAACTCGATGAAGCCATGGGAGAAGAAGCTTTCCGCATGCTCAAAGACAAG ATTCTATCAAACCTTTCCAAGAAGAAATGA
- the LOC103861855 gene encoding methyltransferase-like protein 5 — protein sequence MKLKQLEGFLGDLQQFSNPKVELEQYPTGPHIASRMLFTAENSYGDITDKVVADFGCGCGTLSAAAALLDASCVIGFDVDPQSLETATLNAEELEVEIDFVQCDVTKLELKGQVVDTVVMNPPFGTRKKGADMEFLSAAMKVASRAVYSLHKTSTREHIKRAALRDFNAKSAEVICELRYDLPKLYKFHKRKEVDIAVDLWRFEPRQN from the exons ATGAAGCTGAAGCAATTAGAAGGCTTCTTGGGTGATCTTCAACAGTTCTCTAATCCCAAA GTGGAGTTGGAGCAGTACCCAACTGGTCCTCACATTGCTTCTCGCATGCTCTTCACT GCAGAGAATTCATATGGGGACATAACTGATAAAGTAGTTGCAGACTTTGGTTGTGGCTGTGGTACTCTTAGTGCTGCTGCTGCTCTTCTAGATGCATC CTGTGTGATTGGTTTTGATGTCGACCCACAATCTCTTGAAACAGCAACACTTAATGCAGAGGAGCTTGAG GTGGAGATTGATTTTGTTCAGTGTGACGTTACAAAGTTAGAGTTAAAAG GCCAGGTTGTGGATACTGTTGTGATGAATCCTCCCTTTGGTACACGGAAGAAAGGAGCTGACATGGAGTTTCTCTCTGCGGCTATGAAGGTCGCCTCTCGAGCTGTTTACTCCTTGCATAAGACATCTACTAGAGAA CACATTAAAAGGGCAGCGTTGCGTGATTTTAATGCTAAAAGTGCTGAAGTTATATGTGAG CTACGTTATGACTTGCCCAAGCTCTACAAGTTCCACAAGCGAAAAGAAGTTGATATTGCGGTTGATCTCTGGCGTTTTGAGCCTAGGCAGAACTAG